One segment of Desulfosudis oleivorans Hxd3 DNA contains the following:
- a CDS encoding Fic family protein: protein MKRELQGRYVTISTVGETAKAFVPSPLPPRPPINWTLELRSKFDKALLALGRLDSVSTLLPDTSLFLYMYVRKEAVLSSMIEGTQSSLSDLLLFELDQAPGVPLDDVREVSNYVAALEHGLRLLEEGLPLSLRLLREIHGVLLTKGRGSMQAPGEFRRSQNWIGGTRPGNAAFVPPPAEEVLECMSKLELFLHDQPEPTPVLLKAALAHVQFETIHPFLDGNGRLGRLLITLLLCEQKVLREPMLYLSLYFKTHRQYYYELLNNVRLTGDWEAWLDFFAEAVVVTATQAVETAQQLLDLSRQDRGKIRDLGRAAASTLQVHRGLMEHPIATSGSLVEKTGLTPATVNKALGHLEKLGIVKELTAQKRNRLFSYAGYIEIMSRGTELPGTN from the coding sequence ATGAAGCGAGAACTCCAAGGCAGATACGTGACCATATCGACGGTAGGGGAGACGGCCAAGGCCTTTGTGCCTTCACCGCTGCCCCCGCGTCCGCCCATCAACTGGACGCTGGAGTTGCGCAGCAAGTTCGACAAGGCACTGCTGGCGCTCGGACGGCTGGACAGCGTCTCGACCCTGCTGCCGGACACCTCGCTGTTCCTCTACATGTACGTCCGCAAGGAAGCGGTGCTCTCCTCCATGATCGAGGGGACCCAGTCGTCCCTGTCCGACCTGCTGCTGTTCGAACTGGATCAGGCGCCCGGCGTGCCGCTGGATGACGTGCGGGAGGTCAGCAACTATGTCGCGGCCCTCGAACATGGGCTGCGCCTGCTGGAGGAAGGGCTGCCGCTGTCGCTGCGGCTGCTCCGCGAGATCCATGGCGTGCTGCTGACCAAGGGGCGGGGCAGTATGCAGGCCCCGGGTGAGTTCCGCCGCAGCCAGAACTGGATCGGCGGCACCCGGCCGGGCAACGCGGCCTTTGTTCCGCCTCCGGCCGAAGAGGTGCTGGAGTGCATGAGCAAGCTGGAGCTCTTCCTGCACGACCAGCCGGAGCCGACCCCGGTATTGCTCAAGGCGGCGCTGGCCCATGTGCAGTTCGAGACGATCCACCCGTTCCTTGATGGTAACGGCCGTCTGGGGCGTCTGCTGATCACGCTGCTGTTGTGTGAACAGAAGGTGCTGCGGGAGCCGATGCTCTACCTCAGCCTCTACTTCAAAACACACAGGCAGTATTACTACGAGCTGCTCAACAACGTGCGCCTGACCGGCGACTGGGAAGCATGGCTCGACTTTTTTGCCGAAGCAGTGGTCGTTACCGCTACCCAGGCGGTGGAAACCGCCCAGCAGCTTCTCGACCTGTCACGCCAGGACCGCGGCAAAATCAGGGACCTCGGCCGGGCGGCGGCCTCGACCCTGCAGGTTCATCGGGGGCTGATGGAGCATCCCATCGCCACTTCGGGCTCACTGGTGGAAAAAACCGGTCTCACCCCGGCCACGGTTAACAAGGCGCTCGGCCACCTGGAAAAGCTCGGCATCGTCAAAGAGCTGACCGCCCAGAAGCGTAACCGGTTGTTCAGCTATGCCGGCTATATCGAGATCATGAGTCGCGGCACGGAACTACCGGGTACGAATTGA
- a CDS encoding Fic family protein, with protein MKTNYQPPCTITPEIVNRVAEISEAIGRLSVITDQAKALRLRRVNRIRTIRGSLAIEGNTLSEAQITAILEGKRVIAPPREVREVKNALAAYDRFDTWKPEAEKDLLEAHRILMSGLIDEAGLYRHGGVGVMEGQQVIHMAPAAKRVPRLMGDLFSWLAVTDTHPLIASSIFHYEFEFIHPFADGNGRVGRLWQSLILSRWNPLFAHIPVESMVFEHQVEYYEALQESTRKADSSPFISFMLRMILDTVTTSTPEVTPEATPEVRLLSVLAGEMTRQQLKESLGLKDDEHFRKAYLLPALESGLIEMTIPDKPRSSKQKYRLTDKGRKRMTQHGKG; from the coding sequence ATGAAAACCAATTATCAACCGCCCTGCACCATCACCCCGGAGATTGTAAACCGGGTCGCCGAGATCAGCGAAGCCATCGGGCGACTATCTGTAATCACCGATCAGGCCAAGGCCCTGCGGCTGCGGAGAGTCAACCGCATTCGCACCATTCGGGGATCCCTGGCCATCGAGGGCAATACATTAAGCGAGGCCCAGATCACCGCGATTCTGGAGGGCAAGCGGGTGATCGCGCCGCCCCGTGAGGTGCGGGAGGTGAAAAACGCCCTGGCCGCCTACGATCGGTTCGATACCTGGAAGCCCGAGGCGGAAAAAGATCTGCTGGAAGCACACCGGATTCTCATGTCCGGCCTGATCGACGAGGCGGGGCTGTATCGGCACGGCGGCGTGGGGGTGATGGAGGGCCAGCAGGTGATCCACATGGCGCCTGCGGCGAAGCGGGTGCCGCGATTGATGGGCGATCTGTTTTCCTGGCTGGCTGTCACCGATACCCACCCGCTTATTGCCAGCTCGATCTTTCACTACGAGTTTGAATTCATCCATCCCTTTGCCGACGGCAACGGCCGGGTGGGGCGGCTGTGGCAGAGCCTGATTCTTTCGCGCTGGAATCCCCTGTTTGCCCATATCCCGGTAGAAAGCATGGTCTTTGAACATCAGGTTGAATATTATGAGGCATTACAGGAGAGTACCCGAAAGGCCGATTCTTCGCCCTTTATATCCTTCATGCTGCGGATGATCCTGGATACGGTGACCACTTCGACCCCGGAAGTGACCCCGGAAGCTACCCCGGAAGTTCGACTGCTCTCAGTTCTTGCCGGAGAGATGACCCGGCAACAGCTCAAAGAGTCGCTTGGACTGAAAGATGATGAACATTTCCGCAAGGCCTATCTGCTCCCCGCTCTGGAATCCGGCCTGATTGAGATGACCATTCCCGACAAGCCGCGCAGCAGCAAGCAGAAATACCGGCTGACCGACAAGGGGCGCAAACGAATGACGCAGCATGGCAAAGGGTAA
- the mgtE gene encoding magnesium transporter → MNAIVTDKTDKPWEKLHELITGAGTEEILAFFDFLGAAETARTISRIHPEDQVRLFSILTPADAADIIEEISDTQAADLIEDLPPEMAAAILEELDSDHVVDVLGEISDHRAEAILDEMDIEGAREARQFLEYPPDSAGGLMVSEFLAYPEGLRVSDILKDLQKNRETYTGYNVQYLYVTEKDNRLAGVLRMHDLLFPSKDAYLRDLMIKNPLKVSVDTPLEKLRHFFEEHRLFGVPVVDGDGRMQGVVLPEAVEEASRKRSVRQFLGFSGIVGGEEFRSMPLLVRSGRRLSWLSLNIVLNVIAASVIAMYQDTLSAAIALAVFLPMVSDMSGCSGNQAVAVSMRELSLGLIRPNELIRVLLKEAGLGLINGAALGLLLGILAFMWKGNFYLGLVVGSALAANTVVAVMLGGILPLLLKRMKMDPALVSSPLLTTVTDMCGFFFVLSFATAVMAKLSGV, encoded by the coding sequence ATGAACGCCATCGTGACGGACAAAACAGACAAACCCTGGGAAAAATTGCATGAACTGATCACCGGCGCGGGCACGGAGGAAATTCTGGCCTTTTTTGATTTCCTGGGGGCCGCGGAAACCGCCCGCACCATCTCCCGCATCCATCCCGAAGACCAGGTCCGCCTGTTTTCAATACTGACACCGGCGGATGCGGCGGATATCATCGAAGAAATTTCCGACACCCAGGCGGCGGACCTGATTGAAGATTTACCCCCGGAAATGGCGGCCGCCATTCTTGAAGAACTGGACAGCGACCATGTGGTGGATGTGCTGGGGGAAATCAGCGATCATCGGGCAGAGGCCATTTTGGATGAAATGGATATTGAAGGCGCCCGGGAGGCCCGGCAGTTTTTGGAATATCCCCCCGACTCCGCCGGCGGCCTGATGGTCTCCGAGTTTCTGGCATATCCCGAGGGGTTGCGGGTGAGCGACATATTAAAAGATCTTCAAAAAAACCGGGAAACCTATACAGGCTACAATGTCCAGTACCTCTATGTAACAGAAAAGGATAACAGGCTGGCCGGTGTGCTGCGGATGCATGATCTGCTCTTTCCGTCCAAAGACGCCTATCTCCGGGATCTGATGATCAAAAATCCACTAAAGGTGTCCGTGGATACACCCCTTGAAAAACTGCGCCATTTTTTTGAAGAGCACCGGCTGTTTGGAGTGCCGGTGGTGGACGGTGACGGCAGGATGCAGGGGGTGGTGCTGCCGGAAGCTGTGGAAGAGGCGTCCCGGAAGCGTTCTGTGCGCCAGTTTTTGGGATTCAGCGGTATTGTCGGCGGCGAAGAATTCCGGTCCATGCCGCTGCTGGTCCGGTCCGGCCGCCGTCTGTCCTGGTTGAGCCTCAACATTGTACTGAATGTTATTGCTGCCAGTGTGATTGCCATGTATCAGGACACCCTGTCCGCGGCCATTGCGCTGGCCGTATTCCTGCCCATGGTCAGTGACATGAGCGGCTGCTCCGGTAATCAGGCCGTGGCCGTATCCATGCGGGAGCTGAGCCTGGGACTGATTCGGCCCAATGAGCTGATACGGGTACTTTTAAAGGAAGCGGGATTGGGGTTGATCAACGGCGCGGCCCTGGGACTGCTTCTGGGTATACTGGCATTCATGTGGAAGGGGAATTTTTATCTCGGGCTCGTGGTAGGAAGTGCGCTGGCAGCCAACACCGTTGTGGCGGTGATGTTGGGCGGTATTCTTCCCCTGCTTTTAAAACGGATGAAAATGGACCCGGCCCTGGTGTCTTCTCCCCTGCTCACTACGGTGACCGATATGTGCGGATTCTTCTTTGTGCTCAGCTTCGCCACCGCCGTCATGGCAAAACTCAGCGGGGTATAG
- a CDS encoding DUF2059 domain-containing protein — protein MKKVLIAFIICIAATAFALEDTPSNRQKEAARYLKTTPPADMMKDMAQKVSMNLPPENREEFKALLTKHLDLEAFTKIMKDSMEKHFTADELKALADFYGSPVGKSAMNKFGDYMGDIMPAIQAELLKAHAEAIKENAEANRQKQNAEE, from the coding sequence ATGAAGAAAGTGCTTATTGCTTTTATCATTTGCATTGCCGCCACGGCATTCGCCTTGGAGGACACCCCGTCGAATCGGCAGAAAGAAGCCGCCCGCTATCTGAAAACAACTCCACCTGCGGATATGATGAAGGACATGGCACAGAAGGTGTCCATGAATCTGCCTCCAGAGAATCGTGAAGAGTTCAAAGCACTGCTCACAAAACACTTGGATCTGGAGGCCTTCACCAAGATCATGAAGGATTCCATGGAAAAGCATTTCACAGCCGACGAACTCAAAGCCCTTGCCGATTTCTACGGATCGCCGGTTGGAAAATCGGCGATGAATAAGTTCGGAGACTACATGGGTGATATTATGCCCGCTATTCAAGCTGAACTACTCAAGGCACATGCGGAGGCAATCAAGGAGAACGCCGAAGCCAACCGCCAAAAACAGAATGCGGAAGAATGA
- a CDS encoding heavy metal translocating P-type ATPase, which produces METVQEKRFRVQNLDCAACAAKIERELQNTEGVEAAVVDFANLTLHLRAADISKALAAVARIEPDVKIESTLQDSEGDAHESTEAGNFRKQVGIIVIAGIIFAIHLFFEDQLHQRPWAWVEYPIVIAAYLLAGWSVLIGALRTLRRGQFFDENVLMVIATTGAMAIHALSEAVGVMLFFKVGELLQDMAVSKSRRSVRGLLAARPNRALLKTEGGLKETSPEKVKVGEIILVKPGEKVALDGTVIEGVSQVDTSPLTGEPVPVQTRPGDTVLAGSINTASALTVRVTKPFEASSIARVLELVESAAARKAATEKFITTFARYYTPVVVAIAAAIALVPPLLINDAQFSTWIYRALVLLVISCPCALVVSIPLGYFGGIGRASRSGILIKGSMFIDALSKVKTVVFDKTGTLTRGVFTVDRVVTDNGFSSDQVLQMAAAVELHSDHPIGKSIVEAMTSKGLAIDESLVSNHVAISGKGVKAVFDGKSIAVGNDALLHERQIDHGKCDFDSTVAHVVVDNQYAGHILIGDQLKPDAKLAMERLRSDGVSKLVMLTGDNACAAASVAKALNLDQFHAELLPEDKVRIFEQILAETKEDGKVAFVGDGINDAPVLARADVGVAMGALGSDAAIETADVVLMTDAPAKMADAVSIAKNTRKIVLQNIVLALTVKGIFILFGSFGLATMWEAVFADMGTALLALLNATRAFRGYPSLKEVHVKNASV; this is translated from the coding sequence ATGGAAACTGTTCAGGAAAAGAGATTTCGCGTTCAAAATCTTGACTGCGCCGCCTGCGCGGCCAAGATAGAGAGGGAACTGCAGAATACCGAAGGGGTGGAAGCGGCGGTTGTTGATTTTGCCAACCTCACCCTACACTTGAGGGCGGCCGATATCTCGAAGGCTCTGGCAGCGGTTGCGCGCATTGAACCCGACGTCAAGATCGAGTCCACCTTGCAGGACTCGGAAGGGGATGCCCATGAATCAACGGAGGCGGGCAATTTTCGAAAGCAAGTTGGAATCATCGTCATCGCTGGTATTATCTTCGCAATTCACCTGTTTTTTGAAGACCAATTGCACCAGCGGCCGTGGGCGTGGGTGGAATATCCCATCGTGATTGCCGCTTACCTGCTGGCCGGCTGGAGCGTTTTAATCGGTGCGCTGCGAACGCTGCGGCGAGGGCAGTTTTTTGATGAGAATGTGCTTATGGTCATCGCCACGACCGGTGCCATGGCCATACACGCCCTGTCCGAGGCAGTCGGTGTGATGCTGTTTTTCAAGGTTGGCGAACTCCTGCAGGACATGGCAGTTTCCAAATCACGGCGTTCGGTTCGCGGGCTGCTGGCTGCCAGGCCGAACCGGGCCTTGCTTAAGACTGAGGGTGGTCTAAAGGAAACCTCTCCCGAAAAGGTCAAGGTGGGCGAAATCATCCTGGTCAAGCCCGGCGAGAAAGTCGCTTTGGACGGTACGGTGATTGAAGGAGTCTCGCAGGTGGACACCTCGCCTTTGACTGGCGAACCGGTTCCGGTTCAAACGCGCCCGGGCGATACCGTCCTGGCCGGCAGCATCAACACGGCATCGGCGCTGACGGTTCGGGTCACAAAGCCTTTTGAAGCGTCTTCGATTGCACGGGTATTGGAGTTGGTTGAAAGTGCGGCCGCGCGCAAGGCCGCCACTGAAAAGTTTATCACCACCTTTGCCCGTTATTATACGCCGGTGGTGGTGGCCATTGCGGCGGCTATCGCCCTGGTTCCGCCTCTGCTCATAAATGACGCCCAATTCTCGACCTGGATCTATCGCGCCTTGGTGTTGCTGGTGATCTCGTGCCCCTGTGCTCTGGTAGTCAGCATCCCCTTGGGTTATTTCGGTGGAATCGGCCGGGCCTCGCGCAGTGGAATCCTGATCAAGGGATCAATGTTCATCGATGCCCTTTCAAAAGTCAAAACAGTGGTTTTTGACAAGACCGGCACTTTGACACGCGGCGTTTTTACGGTGGATCGTGTCGTTACCGACAACGGATTTTCGTCGGACCAGGTACTGCAAATGGCCGCAGCCGTGGAACTGCACTCCGATCATCCCATTGGCAAGTCCATCGTAGAGGCGATGACGAGTAAAGGTCTTGCCATTGATGAATCGCTGGTGAGCAATCACGTCGCCATTTCCGGAAAGGGGGTCAAGGCTGTCTTTGACGGGAAAAGCATCGCCGTCGGTAACGATGCGCTTTTGCATGAAAGACAGATCGATCATGGAAAATGTGACTTTGACAGCACCGTTGCCCATGTAGTGGTGGATAATCAATATGCCGGTCACATCTTAATCGGTGACCAACTCAAACCGGATGCCAAGCTGGCAATGGAGCGGCTGCGATCAGATGGGGTTTCGAAACTTGTGATGTTGACGGGCGACAACGCGTGCGCAGCTGCAAGCGTTGCCAAGGCTCTCAATCTGGATCAATTTCATGCCGAATTGCTGCCGGAAGACAAGGTCCGCATTTTCGAACAAATCCTCGCGGAAACCAAAGAGGACGGAAAGGTCGCCTTTGTGGGAGATGGTATCAACGATGCGCCGGTCTTGGCCCGGGCAGATGTGGGGGTGGCCATGGGTGCCCTCGGTTCAGACGCCGCCATCGAAACCGCCGATGTGGTGCTGATGACCGACGCTCCGGCAAAAATGGCCGATGCCGTCAGCATCGCTAAGAACACCCGAAAGATTGTTTTGCAGAATATTGTGCTGGCACTGACCGTTAAAGGGATATTCATATTGTTCGGGTCCTTTGGTTTGGCTACCATGTGGGAGGCCGTTTTTGCTGATATGGGTACTGCCCTGCTCGCACTGCTCAACGCGACGCGAGCGTTTCGTGGATATCCTTCCCTCAAGGAAGTCCACGTTAAAAACGCTTCCGTCTGA
- a CDS encoding metallophosphoesterase family protein translates to MRIAVISDIHGNLEALVRCLDDIDRSGVDRIVNLGDAVGYGPQPEEVLVLLEKMDIANLLGNHELAVIDKVHRSDFSPEAIISLEQTLKYLTSASLLYIKNLPYYREMIGALMVHGCPPDSPTVYLNHMSLPEIKETFASNSFDIAFSGHTHRLMLIGYDGKDLQFDPLQQETIKLEPDYRYIVNVGAVGQPRDGDPRAKYAIWDSHRNALEIRRVAYDISRTANLIIKRGFLRRDADRLFSGDCPKQYKLTRAAANDR, encoded by the coding sequence ATGAGAATCGCGGTGATATCTGACATTCATGGCAACCTGGAGGCGCTTGTCCGCTGCCTGGATGATATCGACCGGTCAGGTGTCGACCGCATTGTCAACTTGGGAGACGCCGTCGGGTATGGTCCACAACCGGAGGAGGTCCTGGTCCTGTTGGAAAAAATGGATATTGCCAATCTTCTTGGCAATCATGAACTGGCGGTGATCGACAAAGTTCATCGTAGCGATTTTTCACCGGAAGCAATTATATCGTTGGAGCAGACCCTGAAATATCTCACATCTGCATCTTTGCTCTATATTAAAAACCTTCCGTATTATCGGGAAATGATTGGCGCGCTGATGGTACACGGCTGTCCGCCCGATTCGCCGACTGTCTACTTGAACCATATGAGTTTGCCAGAGATTAAAGAAACCTTTGCATCCAACAGTTTCGATATCGCCTTTTCCGGACATACCCACCGCCTGATGCTCATTGGTTATGATGGAAAGGATCTTCAATTCGATCCATTGCAGCAGGAAACCATTAAACTCGAACCGGATTATCGGTATATCGTCAATGTCGGTGCCGTCGGACAGCCCAGGGATGGCGATCCGCGTGCAAAATATGCGATTTGGGACAGTCATCGCAACGCCCTCGAGATAAGGCGGGTGGCGTATGATATATCTCGAACGGCCAACTTAATCATTAAGCGCGGTTTTCTCCGAAGGGATGCCGATAGGCTTTTTTCTGGGGATTGCCCCAAACAATATAAGCTCACTCGAGCGGCTGCAAACGACCGATAG
- a CDS encoding bifunctional serine/threonine-protein kinase/formylglycine-generating enzyme family protein: MELKAHDMTTTCKTTLKVGDVLNNRWVILGFIDKGGMGEVYRAHQTNLNRDVAIKVVSREWLESIDEGDEEAETLVQRFRREVQAMAQIRHPNILQVFDHDAITVKKGDQDKSMEYIAMEYIPGGSLRDTMSDEGFYPEEDLIKTWVRRYFLPVLAGVMALHENGIVHRDLKPENIFMDQDTPKIADFGLARSSRLKPVTQSMDVKGSPHYMSPEHFFDFKRADQCADVYSLGKMLFEAVEGKITSVTTPFKRAKLAKAESPFFQELDRIIQMATAESRDERTESVRDLLGQLERVIHGLASQKPGAKFPWQQSASLFSKPRWVWTGIIVAVLSVISMAAWHFMGEPGLGPPKGSLSTSPSQHQTQTVPGNETTARPADAEKDSFASEHLGKQHLIQGGPFSIPAVLDGSSDQSIQVEPFYVDEFFVTNQQFVDFLNHNLSQISIESGVVKGSGANWFLMGEVRAGYEPIVYRSNEFHVSDPAYASSPALRVTGYGASAFANYFGRRLPTEVEMLFAMVKGEDGSKVNAEPSAEVNTQPMGGMMRMMGDWQGETENWSSVSPDPSPSAKDQAEPKRSDFLLSAASFSPNLLGIKGLNHEIGEWVYTEGLVQPSANASTTNRYAVIGGVEGAPKDKNSLPAVVVRFPWEGFEEIGFRTVKSAVVSNSAG, encoded by the coding sequence GTGGAACTGAAAGCACATGATATGACAACGACATGTAAAACCACGCTGAAAGTCGGCGATGTGCTCAACAATAGATGGGTCATCCTCGGCTTTATTGACAAGGGCGGAATGGGCGAGGTCTATCGTGCGCATCAAACCAATCTGAATCGCGATGTCGCAATCAAGGTCGTTTCACGGGAATGGCTTGAATCCATTGACGAGGGAGACGAAGAGGCCGAAACCTTGGTCCAACGGTTCAGGCGGGAAGTCCAGGCCATGGCCCAGATTCGGCACCCGAATATTTTGCAGGTTTTCGATCACGATGCCATCACCGTAAAAAAGGGCGATCAGGACAAGTCCATGGAGTACATCGCCATGGAATACATCCCCGGCGGGTCTCTTAGAGACACCATGTCCGATGAAGGATTCTACCCGGAAGAGGATCTTATCAAAACGTGGGTGAGGCGGTATTTTTTACCTGTGCTGGCGGGTGTAATGGCATTGCACGAAAACGGCATCGTGCACCGTGATCTCAAGCCTGAAAATATTTTCATGGACCAGGACACGCCCAAAATCGCCGATTTCGGCCTGGCGCGTTCGAGCCGACTGAAACCGGTCACCCAGTCCATGGACGTAAAAGGTTCGCCTCATTACATGTCTCCGGAACATTTTTTCGATTTCAAAAGGGCTGATCAGTGCGCTGATGTCTATTCTTTGGGCAAAATGCTTTTTGAAGCGGTTGAAGGAAAGATCACGTCCGTAACGACGCCGTTTAAAAGGGCAAAGCTTGCCAAAGCCGAATCCCCCTTTTTTCAAGAGTTGGACCGAATTATTCAAATGGCTACGGCCGAGAGCAGAGACGAGCGAACCGAATCCGTGCGGGACTTGCTCGGACAGCTTGAACGCGTAATCCATGGGTTGGCGTCTCAGAAGCCGGGTGCGAAATTTCCATGGCAACAATCGGCCTCCCTGTTCTCGAAACCGAGATGGGTATGGACAGGTATCATTGTTGCGGTGCTGTCGGTCATATCGATGGCCGCCTGGCATTTTATGGGTGAACCCGGTTTGGGTCCACCGAAGGGTAGTCTTTCGACATCCCCCAGCCAGCACCAAACCCAGACGGTCCCTGGTAACGAGACCACCGCAAGACCGGCGGACGCCGAAAAGGATTCTTTCGCGTCTGAGCACCTTGGAAAACAGCACCTCATCCAAGGGGGACCATTTTCGATCCCTGCGGTATTGGATGGGAGCAGCGATCAATCGATCCAGGTCGAACCGTTTTACGTGGACGAGTTTTTCGTTACCAACCAGCAGTTCGTCGATTTTTTGAATCACAACCTTTCACAAATCAGCATAGAAAGCGGTGTGGTGAAAGGCAGTGGTGCAAACTGGTTCTTGATGGGAGAGGTGCGCGCGGGATACGAGCCGATCGTCTACCGAAGCAATGAATTTCATGTCAGTGATCCGGCCTATGCCTCTAGTCCTGCTTTGCGCGTTACCGGTTATGGCGCTTCGGCCTTTGCAAACTACTTCGGCAGACGATTGCCGACGGAGGTGGAAATGCTCTTTGCAATGGTTAAGGGCGAGGACGGATCGAAAGTGAATGCAGAGCCCTCAGCGGAAGTGAATACCCAGCCGATGGGGGGCATGATGCGTATGATGGGAGACTGGCAGGGCGAAACGGAAAACTGGAGTAGCGTTTCTCCTGATCCGAGTCCGAGCGCCAAAGACCAAGCGGAACCAAAGCGTTCCGATTTTCTGTTATCAGCCGCATCTTTTTCTCCGAACCTGTTGGGCATAAAGGGGCTCAACCATGAGATCGGCGAATGGGTTTATACAGAGGGACTGGTCCAGCCATCGGCGAACGCCTCGACAACAAATCGCTATGCGGTTATCGGTGGCGTTGAGGGGGCTCCGAAGGATAAAAATTCTTTACCCGCGGTCGTTGTGCGTTTCCCCTGGGAAGGATTCGAGGAAATTGGTTTCAGGACTGTAAAGAGCGCCGTTGTCAGCAATTCGGCGGGATGA